The Zygotorulaspora mrakii chromosome 3, complete sequence genome includes a region encoding these proteins:
- the KSP1 gene encoding putative serine/threonine protein kinase KSP1 (similar to Saccharomyces cerevisiae KSP1 (YHR082C); ancestral locus Anc_5.376), with the protein MSLDYEVYKEGGVLNERYQKIEDISEGSYGYVSLAKDIKEKKLVAIKYIFKLDHESEAKDEASGSDEEDGHASHNDGNTSSQEKKTQLQRFKSKISSNVKSRLSNNICFEAIYEIDIQTKLGNDNNNIVKLLNYFDSYIVLEYCSGGDLYEAIKSDLVPRKTKKIKHILNQIIDAIKFMHSKNIYHRDLKPENILISNLFEWTIKISDFGLATTELTSLDRNVGSERYMAPELFESNLDLQERKEPYRCDKVDVWSMGIVFLNIVFSKNPFSVANQSDKSFCYFAANREALFDVFSTMSLDFFQVLRYTLTIDPTNRDLQRMKFEITNLNSFTLDDEYFNSLDDDDIAISDEDFKEQEQQQQQQQQNEAKQPLSYIPPSSAPMPVSLPTPISSSIKENSKKKIHLQHSSIPVDIKDDDLSIISSNLNPTGNTTEDKQRAKSVPKSVPKFKFQKRSHLQKNNNNNSNLNTYNNSNKNHNNRNFGTSIKSYNHQNNYFFNNNYNNNYNRNHYIDNPKIIKHSRKPLGIPTPNTHINNFFQNYQENAESNNHNNRFNTRDFFTPPSVHNKYMEGFLNHDQNHNYSNHSHKYNGRNKNFIGNSSGKQRKSTGSNGNINNSTERLLVPKNKHSPSSIANSNSNPNSIPNSISSQHSPGKYIPPNARTNYGNQFLSNSPNVPDISTVLNGPTTFHEQYTNMDSTNVNNGAANGNVDLDDVLFTLEENEYDFIHDINNLSLNDQPVHVNSIDSNIVRSTTRNDLPDLLKSPVTKEQHLFTNEINPFGNQLLHSNENTKSPSAKLSFSVSKHKPGIYVPPHHRKNSSSIPNNTNEATLSVANNSLNYSTSFNSKPSPENVEPSRSFQRSFLAPISNHSTTTTAVQDNDIFAHTNNDALFFSDDDSEGINSPDAKSMFGPYEIYNNNKNILSHFRGGRKSSTVPDDVVGSLEQYKNNWLMLQQQQE; encoded by the coding sequence ATGTCTTTGGATTATGAGGTTTACAAAGAAGGTGGGGTGCTCAATGAAAGGTACCAGAAAATCGAGGACATCAGCGAGGGATCGTATGGTTACGTCTCGTTAGCCAAGgatatcaaagagaaaaaattggttgCTATCAAGTACATATTCAAGCTAGATCACGAGAGTGAGGCGAAGGACGAGGCGAGCGGGAGCGATGAAGAGGATGGCCACGCGTCTCACAACGACGGTAACACCAGCAGtcaagagaagaaaacGCAATTGCAAAGATTCAAATCGAAGATCTCGTCGAATGTGAAATCACGTCTCTCCAACAACATTTGCTTTGAAGCTATTTACGAAATTGATATTCAAACAAAACTGGGTAACGATAACAACAATATTGTCAAACTGTTGAACTATTTCGATTCTTATATTGTTTTAGAGTATTGCTCTGGTGGTGATCTTTATGAGGCAATTAAAAGTGATCTAGTGCCAAGAAAgacgaaaaaaatcaaacatATTTTGAACCAAATTATCGATGCAATAAAGTTCatgcattcaaaaaatatttaccaTCGTGATTTGAAGCCAGAGAACATTTTAATTTCAAACCTTTTTGAATGGACGATCAAAATTAGCGATTTTGGTCTGGCAACGACCGAATTAACATCGTTGGATAGAAATGTTGGTAGTGAAAGATACATGGCACCTGAACTATTCGAAAGCAATCTTGATTtgcaagaaagaaaagaaccATATCGTTGTGACAAAGTTGACGTTTGGTCAATGGGTATTGTATTTCTAAATATtgtcttttcaaagaatccCTTTAGTGTTGCTAATCAATCAGATAAATCTTTTTGCTATTTTGCCGCCAATAGAGAAGCTTTATTTGACGTTTTTTCGACAATGAGTCtggatttttttcaggTATTAAGATATACCTTGACCATTGATCCGACAAATAGAGATTTAcaaagaatgaaatttgaaataacGAATTTGAATTCCTTCACATTGGATGACGAATATTTCAATAGTttagatgatgatgatatagCCATTTCTGATGAAGATTTTAAGGAACAGgagcaacagcaacaacaacaacagcaaaatGAGGCAAAACAACCTTTGTCATATATACCACCATCTTCAGCGCCAATGCCAGTTTCGCTACCAACACcaatatcttcatcaattaaagaaaattcaaagaaaaaaattcaccTACAACATTCAAGTATTCCTGTTGATataaaagatgatgatttaTCAATTATCTCTTCAAACTTAAATCCCACAGGTAATACTACTGAGGATAAGCAAAGAGCAAAGTCCGTGCCAAAATCTGTTCCGAAGTttaaatttcaaaaaagaagtcatcttcagaaaaacaataataataatagcaATTTGAACACTTACAATAATAGCAACAAAAATCATAACAATAGGAATTTTGGCACATCCATCAAGAGTTACAACCATCAAaataattatttttttaacaaTAATTATAACAACAATTACAACCGTAACCATTACATTGATAATCCAAAGATTATTAAGCATTCAAGAAAACCATTGGGAATCCCAACCCCAAATACTCATATTaataatttctttcaaaattatcaagaaaatgcGGAATCAAATAATCATAACAATAGATTCAACACAAGAGATTTTTTTACACCTCCAAGTGTTCATAATAAATATATGGAAggttttttgaatcatgaTCAAAATCATAATTACAGCAATCATTCCCACAAGTACAAcggaagaaataaaaattttataGGTAACTCAAGTGgcaaacaaagaaaatcaacTGGTAGTAATGGAAACATTAACAATAGCACTGAGAGATTATTGGTCCCAAAGAATAAGCATTCACCAAGCTCCattgcaaattcaaattcaaatccaaattCCATTCCTAATTCAATCTCATCACAACATTCACCTGGTAAATACATTCCACCAAATGCAAGGACTAATTATGgaaatcaatttttgtcaAATTCTCCTAATGTTCCTGATATATCAACCGTTTTGAATGGTCCAACAACTTTTCATGAGCAATATACAAATATGGATTCTACTAATGTAAATAATGGAGCTGCTAATGGAAATGTTGATTTAGATGACGTTTTATTTAcacttgaagaaaacgaGTATGATTTTATTCACGATATAAACAATTTATCTTTGAATGATCAACCAGTTCATGTGAATTCAATCGATAGCAACATTGTTAGATCTACGACGAGAAATGATTTGCCAGACTTATTGAAATCGCCAGTTACAAAAGAACAACACCTCTTCACTAATGAAATCAATCCCTTTGGTAATCAATTATTGcattcaaatgaaaatacCAAAAGTCCTAGTGCTAAGTTATCTTTTTCAGTGTCAAAGCATAAACCAGGAATTTATGTCCCTCCTCATCATAGgaaaaattcatcttcaatacCAAACAATACTAATGAGGCGACTTTGTCAGTGGCAAATAATTCTTTAAATTATTCAACTTCGTTCAATTCCAAACCGTCTCCGGAAAATGTTGAACCTTCAAGAAGCTTTCAACGATCTTTTTTAGCACCGATAAGCAATCATTCAACAACAACTACGGCAGTACAAgataatgatatttttgctCACACAAATAATGAtgcattatttttttcagatgatGATAGTGAAGGTATAAACTCACCTGATGCGAAATCAATGTTCGGTCCTTACGAAATttacaacaacaataaGAACATATTAAGTCATTTTCGTGGTGGAAGAAAGTCAAGTACTGTTCCAGATGATGTAGTTGGTTCATTAGAACAATACAAGAATAATTGGTTAATGttacaacaacaacaagaataa
- the IRC3 gene encoding double-stranded DNA-dependent ATPase (similar to Saccharomyces cerevisiae YDR332W; ancestral locus Anc_5.377): protein MIMRGQSVQQEGKDCGIVVVAVVGVKMLGLRCLWVPSSGLGTALWRCRAIFPRQFVRCQGSLTLRDYQQHVIDKCIHRIIDRHDSNGRIRLGVSLATGGGKTVIFSNLINQLALAKKCQAALILVHRRELVQQAAATIRKCVPNCHVLIEMGTSSVPEETVQFKGATTVIIASVQSLVRRIDKYSGDFFDLIIIDEAHHSVANSYQSVLNHFNDGVPRIGFSATFERADNKALSTVIDEIVYHRGILEMIGDKWLCEGKFTQVKVDYDLSKVGISSVTNDFKIERLSQVMNNDRVNEIIVQTYIHKNGIGCGRGEKNFKSTLLFAIDISHVNSLQRKFAEHDIKVSSVTSATRIDERDRIVREFKLGNIQVLINCGIFTEGTDMPNIDCILLCRPTRSRSLLIQMIGRGLRLHHSKKHCSIIDFTGNTSQVGVVSVPTLAGIENYDDTLEDATIQDLQSIKDEFQFNEGKREEKEIAAQKSFDIFLDKMDAFDLTLSSFETFRSYHDHFSISDAAATEIPDSLNELNLFYNSRYPWAKFSDNAWALSLQNNHHLRVYKKDGNYSLRLYREIPSYLRDTTNTKFVPRELIIDENLLKIIGKVEQVMEKLTETNKDDNKVKNLTKFARWRYEPATPKQKNFIKKRLTARSTEFSVPVSDIESYIQKLTKGQASNILFACNLAPVYPIKSLLRIVKYKKTA, encoded by the coding sequence ATGATAATGCGCGGACAGTCGGTGCAACAGGAGGGTAAAGATTGCGGGATTGTGGTGGTTGCAGTGGTTGGAGTGAAGATGCTGGGGTTGCGATGTCTGTGGGTGCCTAGCAGTGGGCTGGGCACAGCATTGTGGCGGTGCCGAGCGATTTTTCCGCGTCAATTCGTCCGTTGTCAGGGCTCATTGACTTTGCGAGACTATCAGCAGCACGTGATTGACAAATGCATTCACAGAATAATCGACCGTCATGACAGTAATGGTCGCATCAGATTGGGGGTTTCGTTGGCTACGGGCGGTGGAAAGACGGTGATATTTAGCAACTTGATCAATCAGCTTGCGTTGGCCAAGAAATGTCAGGCTGCGCTGATTCTTGTACATAGAAGGGAATTGGTGCAGCAGGCGGCTGCCACAATTCGTAAATGCGTACCGAACTGCCACGTTCTGATTGAAATGGGCACGAGCAGTGTGCCCGAAGAGACGGTGCAGTTCAAGGGAGCAACTACGGTGATAATTGCGTCTGTCCAGTCCCTTGTGAGAAGAATTGACAAGTACAGCGGCGACTTTTTCGATTTAATTATCATCGACGAGGCTCACCACTCTGTTGCCAATTCCTACCAGAGCGTTTTGAATCACTTCAACGATGGCGTTCCGCGGATCGGGTTCAGTGCAACTTTCGAAAGAGCGGACAACAAGGCACTGTCCACCGTGATAGATGAAATTGTCTACCACAGAGGCATCCTGGAAATGATAGGTGACAAATGGCTGTGTGAAGGCAAGTTTACACAGGTGAAGGTTGATTACGATCTTTCCAAAGTTGGTATTTCGAGCGTTACTAATGATTTTAAAATCGAGAGGCTCTCGCAAGTTATGAACAATGATCGTGTTAATGAAATTATTGTGCAGACGTATATACACAAAAACGGAATTGGCTGTGGAAGGGGAGAAAAGAACTTCAAATCCACTTTACTGTTCGCAATTGATATCAGTCATGTAAACagtcttcaaagaaaatttgcGGAGCATGATATCAAAGTGAGCTCAGTAACGTCAGCGACTAGAATTGACGAAAGAGATAGAATCGTTAGAGAGTTCAAATTGGGCAACATCCAGGTACTTATCAATTGCGGCATATTTACCGAGGGAACAGACATGCCAAACATCGATTGTATATTACTGTGTAGACCAACAAGATCAAGGTCGCTGCTGATACAAATGATCGGCCGTGGGCTCAGATTGcatcattcaaagaaacatTGCAGTATAATCGATTTCACAGGTAACACCTCACAGGTGGGGGTAGTCTCTGTGCCTACTTTAGCAGGCATAGAGAACTATGACGATACTCTGGAGGATGCCACAATTCAAGACCTTCAGAGtataaaagatgaatttCAGTTCAATGAAGGCAAAAGGgaggaaaaagagattgCTGCACAAAAATCCTTCGATATCTTTCTTGATAAAATGGACGCTTTTGATCTAACTTTGAGTTCCTTTGAAACCTTTCGAAGTTACCATGACCATTTTTCGATTAGTGatgcagcagcaacagaaATTCCAGACTCCTTAAATGAGCTCAACCTATTTTACAACTCCAGATATCCATGGGCTAAATTTTCAGATAATGCTTGGGCATTATCTTTACAAAATAATCACCATTTGAGAGTTTACAAAAAAGACGGAAATTATTCGCTGCGACTCTACCGTGAAATACCATCATATCTAAGAGATACAACCAATACAAAATTTGTACCGCGAGAATTGATTATCGATGAGAATCTACTAAAGATAATTGGTAAAGTGGAGCAAGTTATGGAGAAACTGACGGAAACTAATAAAGATGATAACAAAGTCAAGAATTTAACCAAATTTGCGAGATGGAGATATGAACCAGCAACCCcaaagcagaaaaatttcatcaagaaaagattaaCGGCAAGGTCAACCGAATTTTCAGTACCAGTTAGTGATATAGAATCttatattcaaaagttaACAAAGGGTCAAGCATCTAATATTCTATTTGCATGTAATCTGGCACCTGTATACCCAATAAAATCACTCCTACGTATAGTTAAGTATAAGAAAACTGCATAG
- the SAM35 gene encoding SAM complex subunit SAM35 (similar to Saccharomyces cerevisiae SAM35 (YHR083W); ancestral locus Anc_5.378) has protein sequence MKSITRVTVDKRSLDKRTDEAVKRANHRTMSRIFQIPAPIKSLFDNFPLKTYPPISSQDDAMHAEFLKRKYPFGGSSQTDINSTFALGVYNIFCEPKTKTILASDPWCLYAQFALCKKNALRLPCGNLEQEGGDDEYNHCLDLLSPFAANDETLPVLIEGYNKRYIRSTDGINEILTSRVNDDPEQLLFINMLDHIVYDCWMLQIFFHLSAAQFLKMYSFQDTCEIKDLKVSLTKRNHFHLRHREIVKNIESPMQCYQHSSIKNMLAPIQESCQTTLLQFQESLGNKPFVSTSDATPTYFELKIASYMLCIANLPDETPLKAFVNDKCQQLMHHAQLTLAKLHHITT, from the coding sequence ATGAAAAGTATTACCAGAGTGACTGTGGACAAGAGATCGCTAGACAAGAGAACAGATGAAGCAGTAAAGAGAGCAAACCATCGGACAATGTCGCgcatatttcaaataccTGCTCCCATaaaatcattatttgataatttcCCATTGAAAACGTATCCACCCATATCAAGTCAAGATGATGCAATGCATGCCGAATTTCTAAAAAGAAAGTACCCATTTGGCGGTTCATCACAGACTGATATCAATAGCACTTTCGCATTAGGTGTATACAATATATTTTGCGAGCCGAAGACCAAGACCATATTAGCCTCAGATCCATGGTGTTTGTATGCTCAATTTGCACtttgcaagaaaaatgctCTGAGGTTGCCATGCGGTAACCTAGAGCAAGAGGGAGGGGATGACGAGTACAACCATTGTCTCGATCTTTTGTCCCCGTTTGCCGCAAATGATGAAACTTTACCTGTTCTAATTGAAGGCTACAATAAAAGATATATCAGATCCACAGACGGAATTAACGAAATTCTCACCTCCCGCGTGAATGACGATCCCGAGCAACTACTCTTCATAAACATGTTAGACCATATCGTTTACGATTGCTGGATGTTGCAGATATTTTTCCACCTATCTGCTGCTcagtttctcaaaatgtACTCCTTTCAAGATACATGCGAGATTAAAGATCTCAAGGTCTCACTGACCAAAAGGAATCACTTCCATTTACGCCACAGAGAGATTGTGAAGAATATTGAATCACCAATGCAGTGTTATCAGCACAGCTCCATAAAGAATATGCTAGCTCCCATCCAAGAAAGTTGCCAAACTACTTTGTtacaatttcaagaatcCCTGGGGAACAAGCCTTTTGTGTCTACAAGCGACGCAACCCCAACCTATTTCGAGTTGAAAATTGCCAGCTATATGTTGTGCATCGCCAATCTGCCCGATGAAACTCCATTGAAGGCCTTCGTAAATGATAAATGTCAGCAATTGATGCACCACGCACAGCTTACACTAGCAAAATTACATCACATAACAACCTGA
- the STE12 gene encoding homeodomain family transcription factor STE12 (similar to Saccharomyces cerevisiae STE12 (YHR084W); ancestral locus Anc_5.379) translates to MKTQAADEESKAVLVTNKIKVKSKSEEDGAKECEESLRLIEDLNFFLATAPVNWQENQIIRRYYLNSDQGFVSCVFWNSLYYITGTDIVKCCIYRMQKFGREIIQKKKFEEGIFSDLRNLKCDIDATLEQPKSEFLSFLFRNMCLKTQKKQKVFFWFSVPHDKLFADALERDLKRENMDQPSTTRSVSEPALSFKYDSMSEYTVYEQLMKHVEVKRATTSPVSMATSRISDPSVNNVLEEENLHSSPLHLGTDVAVNGVPISSQMRSTAGTDILSGQSIVSSPDTSSNYTPQKLVVVEPSSLDLHSSIPENKISKDNVIVVDDSDHGDFPLDYFPVEIDHVNAEEDLESFNMPPNGAFAQPSMFYDNSFGSYDDEVVPATANFARHSHYSVRTPFPHPVSGNTSHFMTNGKYYSSQMKDKLESPNPNKEFLYMRYSDNEDSNEEQQPEDQDYSEQQQQQSHVPHYMNPYQKFYNPSMYPGYFLPGTMFGGPSDMVGQNNEIMNNGYDEMFPLQDSGEQGFYLPYESHNWTCVPPQAMQPPTATSAFVPKPYTPSYRTAPMSTINPYMSMAQSGWQQPLTSPYTSKATSATSKAYPNSAFYQSQPGPNVSHRRPYQSGPSASKSFASNSNKTPKSYHRKISPQKHQSKFTGTLKNKKTSYREFKDKEPRRQKFSIPTPESNNLNSQNFSNDYEKEENSDYTTSGFRKSLDESSYSD, encoded by the coding sequence ATGAAGACACAGGCAGCTGATGAGGAATCTAAAGCAGTATTAGTCACCAACAAAATTAAAGTAAAAAGTAAGAGTGAGGAGGATGGGGCAAAGGAGTGCGAAGAATCGCTAAGATTGATTGAagatttaaatttttttttagcgACAGCGCCAGTAAATTGGCAGGAAAATCAAATTATTAGACGATATTATCTGAATAGCGATCAGGGATTTGTTTCTTGCGTCTTCTGGAATAGCTTGTATTATATTACAGGAACGGATATAGTGAAATGTTGTATCTATAGGATGCAGAAATTTGGTAGGGAAATAatacagaagaaaaagttcgAAGAAGGTATTTTTTCCGACTTGAGAAATCTTAAATGTGATATAGATGCTACTTTAGAACAGCCcaaatcagaatttttgtcatttttattCAGAAATATGTGTCTCAAGACACAGAAGAAGCAGAAAgtctttttttggtttaGTGTTCCTCATGATAAATTATTTGCAGATGCGTTAGAAAGAGAtctgaaaagagaaaatatGGATCAACCTTCCACCACTAGATCGGTCTCTGAGCCGGCGTTATCGTTCAAGTATGATTCAATGTCAGAATACACTGTGTATGAACAACTGATGAAGCATGTAGAAGTTAAAAGAGCAACCACATCACCAGTCTCAATGGCAACGTCACGCATTTCGGATCCCTCGGTTAATAACGTGttggaagaagagaacTTACATTCGTCACCTTTACATCTAGGAACCGATGTTGCTGTAAATGGTGTTCCTATATCATCACAAATGCGATCTACCGCAGGTACAGATATATTAAGTGGACAGTCAATTGTTTCCTCGCCAGATACAAGCAGCAACTATACACCGCAGAAGCTTGTCGTTGTGGAACCTAGCAGCCTAGATTTGCACAGCAGCATTcctgaaaataaaatttcaaaggatAACGTTATAGTGGTCGATGACTCGGACCATGGCGATTTCCCCTTGGATTATTTCCCGGTTGAAATCGATCATGTTAATGCGGAAGAGGATTTAGAAAGTTTTAACATGCCGCCTAATGGTGCCTTCGCACAACCTTCAATGTTTTACGATAACAGCTTTGGGTCCtatgatgatgaagttgTTCCAGCTACAGCTAATTTTGCTAGGCATTCTCATTATTCTGTGCGTACACCTTTTCCACATCCAGTTTCTGGTAATACATCTCATTTTATGACCAATGGCAAGTATTACAGTTCTCAAATGAAAGACAAATTAGAATCGCCTAATCCTAATAAAGAGTTTCTGTATATGCGGTATTCTGATAACGAAGATTCTAATGAGGAGCAACAGCCGGAAGACCAGGATTATTCGgaacagcaacagcagcaatCTCATGTACCGCATTACATGAACCcatatcaaaagttttacAATCCTTCAATGTATCCTGGTTATTTTTTGCCTGGTACAATGTTTGGTGGTCCATCGGATATGGTGGGccaaaataatgaaattatgAATAATGGTTACGATGAGATGTTTCCTCTACAAGATTCAGGCGAACAAGGTTTTTATCTCCCTTATGAATCTCACAATTGGACTTGTGTTCCCCCGCAGGCTATGCAGCCCCCCACGGCAACTTCCGCATTCGTGCCGAAGCCATATACACCAAGTTATCGGACCGCACCAATGAGCACAATAAATCCGTATATGTCTATGGCACAAAGTGGATGGCAACAACCATTGACTTCTCCATACACGTCAAAGGCCACCTCGGCAACTTCAAAGGCATATCCCAACAGCGCATTCTATCAATCGCAACCGGGACCGAACGTATCACATAGAAGACCATATCAAAGCGGTCCATCAGCATCTAAAAGTTTCGCTTCAAATAGTAACAAAACACCAAAATCCTATCATCGTAAAATAAGTCCTCAAAAGCATCAAAGCAAATTCACTGGTACCCtcaagaacaaaaaaacatcCTATAGAGAATTCAAGGACAAGGAGCCTCGTAGACAGAAGTTTTCGATTCCCACGCCCGAATCGAACAATCTCAACTCTCAGAATTTTTCGAATGattatgaaaaagaagaaaattcagaTTACACTACTAGTGGCTTTCGAAAATCACTGGACGAATCTAGCTATTCAGATTGA
- the RQC1 gene encoding Rqc1p (similar to Saccharomyces cerevisiae YDR333C; ancestral locus Anc_5.380), producing the protein MSSRTLRKLQNDDELLKSLVGDADENDANFAKPVPQTNIFALMNDENESESNEEENDINEETHDPVIIKEPKSAPERITLPIKTKKKANRRKNRKKTKQKNSQQEELEKTDGESDDDLERMIQQFRKKDVQTYGLKEAKYHENESSDNDEYETASEPEDEDLVKISGESSMHDLRYDSGFAKFPIKYMRTGLRFFNDDFKKLDPHFEFKMLFGDLTSESLDDIDSMTSTHVSPQQLKQIQRMKRLLKNWGGKDHKSVPNGPGLGAHRLKFTKVQEDWLPTPRGELMMQKLSADDILNWQLWQRRNDWKDVIEENLADWEKFVTYYKFEPLSPDANKKGMTDFYMSVVLHPDHEALINLISSKYPYHVPALLQVALIMVRQGDRSNTNGLLQRALFVFDRALKSTINFDSLSCQLPYIYFFNRQFYLAIFRYILTLAQRGAMGTASEWCKVLWSLSPLEDPIGCRYFIDHYLLLNSEFHYLIGLSRSSLTNVYKQWYTLGISLGAVLSYLHIDDYSAATKELAKAFEHHPYALSILYKEKFEGTEISDFELNCGGKESDVIELKAYMARFSSLWKNTEHLNFLSRALKSLLRDHQRNLYNASIEGEDKVNGEMNPFFIDGIPINLLRFAVLSEESSVMASIPQNIWSDHEVFDFDVLPPKAETRESIDTIETIKSFINERDLLASQVNVMQDEDLLNQIRQMSLEEYLENAGAGEE; encoded by the coding sequence ATGAGTTCCAGGACACTCAGAAAGCTACAAAATGACGATGAGCTATTGAAATCTCTAGTGGGTGACGCCGATGAGAATGATGCAAATTTTGCCAAGCCAGTTCCCCAAACCAATATATTTGCCTTAATGaacgatgaaaatgagtCTGAAAGtaatgaagaggaaaatgaTATTAATGAAGAGACGCATGACCCAGTCATCATTAAAGAACCGAAAAGTGCTCCCGAAAGAATAACTCTTCCGATCAAAACCAAAAAGAAAGCTAATCGAAGGAAGAACAGGAAAAAgacgaaacaaaaaaattctcaGCAAGAGGAGCTCGAGAAAACAGATGGTGAgagtgatgatgatttggaGAGGATGATTCAACAGTTTCGCAAAAAAGATGTCCAGACGTACGGACTGAAAGAAGCGAAATAccatgaaaatgaaagtagcgataatgatgaatatgAGACTGCATCCGAACCggaggatgaagatttGGTAAAAATATCTGGTGAGAGCTCAATGCATGATCTACGGTATGATTCAGGTTTCGCGAAGTTTCCCATCAAATATATGAGAACTGGTTTGAGGTTCTTCAATGATGACTTCAAGAAGCTCGATCCCCATTTCGAATTCAAAATGCTATTTGGTGATCTGACATCCGAATCTTTGGATGATATAGACTCTATGACATCTACTCACGTCTCGCCTCAGCAATTGAAGCAGATTCAACGAATGAAACgccttttgaagaattgggGTGGAAAGGATCATAAAAGTGTTCCTAATGGACCTGGATTAGGTGCACATCGTTTGAAGTTTACAAAAGTTCAGGAAGATTGGTTACCTACCCCAAGAGGAGAATTAATGATGCAAAAGCTGTCAGCAGATGATATATTAAACTGGCAACTGTGGCAAAGGCGCAATGATTGGAAGGATGTTATCGAGGAAAACTTGGCCGACTGGGAAAAGTTTGTGACTTATTATAAATTTGAGCCATTAAGTCCAGACGCTAACAAAAAGGGTATGACAGACTTTTATATGAGCGTAGTATTGCATCCCGACCATGAAGCTCTTATTAATTTGATCTCATCAAAATACCCGTACCATGTTCCCGCCCTGTTGCAGGTCGCGTTAATTATGGTAAGACAGGGTGATAGATCGAACACCAATGGCCTTCTTCAGAGAGCTCTTTTTGTCTTTGACCGTGCGCTCAAGAGTACTATAAACTTTGATTCACTCTCATGTCAGTTGCCTtacatttattttttcaataggCAATTCTATTTGGCTATTTTCAGATACATTTTGACCTTGGCGCAGAGAGGTGCTATGGGAACAGCAAGTGAATGGTGTAAAGTTCTATGGTCCTTGAGTCCGCTAGAAGATCCAATAGGCTGTAGATATTTCATCGATCACTATCTACTGCTTAATAGTGAATTCCATTACTTAATCGGGCTTTCGAGATCTTCACTAACAAATGTATATAAACAGTGGTATACTCTCGGAATATCTTTGGGTGCGGTTTTAAGTTATTTACACATTGATGATTACTCAGCCGCCACTAAGGAATTGGCAAAGGCGTTCGAACACCACCCATATGCGCTTTCCATTCTTTACAAAGAGAAGTTTGAGGGAACAGAGATctcagattttgaattaaaTTGTGGGGGCAAGGAATCAGATGTTATAGAATTGAAGGCATACATGGCTAGATTTTCATCGTTATGGAAAAATACTGAGcatctaaattttttaagtCGCGCACTGAAATCGCTGCTTCGTGATCACCAACGGAATTTGTATAATGCATCTATCGAAGGGGAAGATAAAGTCAATGGTGAAATGAACCCCTTTTTCATTGACGGAATTCCAATTAATCTGTTGCGGTTCGCTGTACTATCTGAAGAATCTTCTGTAATGGCATCTATTCCACAAAATATTTGGTCGGATCACGAGGTATTTGATTTCGATGTTCTACCACCAAAAGCAGAAACTAGAGAATCAATTGATACCATAGAGACaatcaaaagttttattAATGAACGAGACCTCCTAGCCTCCCAAGTGAATGTTATGCAGGATGAAGATCTATTGAATCAAATCAGACAAATGTCTCTTGAagaatatttggaaaatgcaGGTGCAGGCGAAGAATGA